A single region of the Podospora pseudopauciseta strain CBS 411.78 chromosome 1, whole genome shotgun sequence genome encodes:
- a CDS encoding hypothetical protein (EggNog:ENOG503PZYY), translated as MKFTTAILGLASLVSLAAAQAPVACPTATKTIQNRECNKRCPLSDCAFYSTIRQPCNCPAAIPTATLIAPCAADCPYQGCDIIFRTSSLACPTPTSTRRVTTTSTRRTTSTTPTRTSAPIQTTRVITSVVTLPPRITTTSTTSTIPCPTVTRITTPGDCPVIRCPVPTCQVRTTQVVPCNCQPRTVLWVQGCPTACADGCLTRTETASIAC; from the coding sequence ATGAAgttcaccaccgccatcctaGGCCTGGCCAGCCTCGTCAGTCTGGCGGCAGCTCAAGCTCCTGTCGCCTGCCCAACCGCAACCAAAACTATTCAGAACCGGGAGTGCAACAAACGATGCCCTCTTTCCGACTGCGCTTTCTACTCCACTATCCGTCAGCCCTGCAACTGCCCGGCTGCAATCCCGACAGCCACTCTCATCGCCCCTTGCGCGGCCGACTGCCCGTATCAAGGCTGTGATATCATCTTCCGCACCAGCAGCCTCGCCTGCCCTACCCCTACTTCCACTCGCcgtgtcaccaccaccagcacccggcggacaacctccaccacccccacgaGGACCTCCGCCCCCATTCAGACCACCAGGGTCATCACCAGCGTTGTCACCCTTCCTCCCcggatcaccaccaccagcaccacgtCCACGATCCCCTGCCCGACTGTCACCAGGATCACCACGCCGGGCGACTGCCCTGTTATCCGATGCCCTGTGCCAACCTGCCAGGTCAGAACCACGCAGGTGGTGCCTTGCAACTGCCAGCCGAGGACTGTGCTTTGGGTTCAGGGATGCCCAACCGCTTGTGCTGATGGGTGCTTGACGAGGACGGAGACGGCGAGCATTGCTTGCTGA
- the ISN1 gene encoding IMP 5'-nucleotidase (COG:F; EggNog:ENOG503NUVQ), with translation MTTRYRVEYALKTHRRDQFIEWIKGLLAVPFVLYSQPHGIFEYPPSSPELGTSPPGSPNPILIKAREEAHRRYAEILHDVELMIDDHIAHQNDPDNPFPSKLKLLVPSIGPFFTRLPLEAAFKFQDRKRYISSRRFVSPSFNDVRLILNSAQLISVTSTTPGSTLQLATFDGDVTLYDDGQSLEPTSPVIPRLLDLLRKNIKIGIVTAAGYTSADRYYARLHGLLDSIATSVDLTPVQKRSVIIMGGEANYLFQFDPASEHLLSPVPRSEWLTAEMLLWDDRDITQLLDIAEAALADCIETLNLPAVLMRKDRAVGIIPSPPHIRIPRESLEETVLCVQKILELSSAGRSKKVPFCAFNGGNDVFVDIGDKSWGVTVCQRWFRDPETGRPIRGENTLHVGDQFLSAGANDFRARSVGTTAWIASPAETVELLDELGELMGKKMS, from the exons ATGACGACCCGATACCGCGTTGAAT ACGCCCTCAAAACTCACCGGCGCGATCAATTCATCGAATGGATCAAGGgcctcctcgccgtcccCTTCGTCCTCTACTCCCAACCCCACGGCATCTTCGAATAccccccatcctcgcccGAGCTCggcacctcccctcccgGCTCCCCgaaccccatcctcatcaaggCCCGCGAGGAAGCCCACCGCCGCTACGCCGAAATCCTCCACGACGTCGAGCTCATGATTGACGACCACATTGCCCACCAAAACGACCCcgacaaccccttcccctccaagCTCAAACTCCTCGTCCCCTCCATCGGCCCGTTTTTCACCCGCCTTCCCCTAGAAGCAGCATTCAAATTCCAAGACCGCAAACGCTACATCTCCTCCCGCCGCTTCGTGTCTCCCTCCTTCAATGACGTCCGCCTGATCCTAAACTCAGCCCAGCTGATCTCGGTGACCTCCACCACACCAGGCAGCACCCTCCAGCTAGCCACCTTTGACGGAGACGTGACCCTCTACGACGACGGGCAATCCCTCGAGCCGACCTCCCCCGTCATCCCGCGGCTGCTGGACCTCCTCAGGAAAAACATCAAGATCGGCATCGTCACCGCGGCGGGCTACACCTCGGCAGACCGCTACTACGCCCGCCTCCATGGGCTGCTGGACAGCATCGCAACCTCGGTCGATCTGACCCCCGTCCAGAAACGCTCCGTGATCATCATGGGCGGCGAAGCCAACTACCTCTTCCAGTTCGACCCCGCCTCGGAGCACCTGCTCTCCCCCGTCCCGCGGTCAGAATGGCTCACGGCCGAGATGCTCCTCTGGGACGACCGGGACATCACCCAGCTTCTGGACATCGCCGAGGCGGCCCTGGCGGACTGCATCGAgaccctcaacctccccgccgTGCTCATGAGAAAAGACCGCGCGGTGGGcatcatcccctcccccccccacatCCGCATCCCGCGCGAGTCGCTCGAGGAGACGGTCCTCTGCGTGCAAAAGATCCTCGAGCTGTCCTCGGCCGGGAGGAGCAAAAAGGTGCCGTTTTGCGCCTTCAACGGGGGCAACGACGTGTTTGTGGACATTGGGGACAAGAGCTGGGGCGTGACGGTTTGTCAGAGGTGGTTCAGGGATCCCGAGACGGGGAGGCCGATAAGGGGGGAGAACACGCTGCACGTGGGTGATCAGTTTCTCAGCGCGGGGGCCAACGATTTCAGGGCGAGGAGCGTGGGGACGACGGCTTGGATTGCGAGCCCGGCGGAGACGGTGGAGTTGCTGGATGAGTTGGGGGAGCTGATGGGGAAGAAGATGTCTTAg
- a CDS encoding hypothetical protein (EggNog:ENOG503P61I) — protein sequence MATLATKLPSDAFWPSGAVESDVRQSFPTTLSSDTSSTIISPLTLPRGAAGYFDQRIHGNPKAHVYSPLSPGVRGPGPHQQSFLSPHILNDQYRSSSVPPQARQSTASPAGQENNSRSSQDSTGGSIHGLSFNGLCGHPRSLSDSNSSASQASMIRRLLTQNGRIREAWEAERKYMEANRERAEEVYKEERALMEEERAEWETERALLLKQIEHLQNQLLGGAGNMLSPRNGNVLSDQGSFSSASGLRGGAAWEASPESMKSSHSSQSNGPAAPKNLAVFHPASLGGSPGPALKHSSLPQLRTASNVLEPLPERISIGHIPSSGLSPISATASETDGSTPVPVVDIQEIIPELEGIPLKAPAIQKPTFTDGPSVEGSNASSRSSSPQNSSDEAKAPRAAKVETLQVLAAHESARLTMHAGHTPSHSLSLLTTVASSGAATATSSGESTPTIQQGDGAFGQAEAAVQVEQQAIEIAQQLTDADSADDHPEQVYEPSEGDVRLKGPLMVRNMPAHDEIFFRRLSDKLEEVALDREASLPAVLKDADSSEEAETQADASVSETSEASSTTEKDNSSTKSGDDEEDFEIPLKIKKSNNFGAPFGSSRW from the coding sequence ATGGCCACTTTGGCAACAAAACTTCCCTCGGATGCCTTTTGGCCCTCTGGCGCCGTGGAATCCGATGTGCGCCAGTCttttcccaccaccctctccagcGATACCTCTTCCACCATCATATCGCCCTTGACGCTGCCTCGAGGTGCTGCCGGTTACTTCGACCAGAGGATACACGGCAACCCAAAAGCACACGTCTATTCGCCGCTGTCGCCAGGTGTTCGAGGTCCTGGTCCACACCAGCAGTCGTTCCTGTCACCGCACATCTTGAACGACCAGTACCGATCCAGCAGCGTCCCACCACAGGCGCGACAGAGCACAGCATCGCCAGCTGGCCAAGAAAACAACTCCCGGTCCAGCCAGGATTCCACCGGCGGCTCCATCCATGGACTGAGCTTTAACGGCCTCTGTGGCCACCCGCGCTCCCTTTCAGATTCCAACAGCAGCGCCTCTCAAGCCTCCATGATTCGACGACTCCTCACCCAGAACGGACGGATACGAGAGGCTTGGGAAGCTGAGCGAAAGTATATGGAGGCCAACCGCGAACGCGCAGAGGAGGTCTACAAGGAGGAGCGCGCattgatggaggaggagcgcgcCGAGTGGGAAACTGAGAGGgcgctcctcctcaagcAAATCGAACACCTGCAGAATCAGCTTTTGGGCGGTGCTGGCAACATGCTCTCGCCACGAAACGGCAACGTCCTGTCGGACCAGGGCTCTTTCTCGTCAGCGAGTGGCTTGCGTGGAGGCGCGGCTTGGGAAGCATCACCAGAGAGCATGAAGAGCTCCCACTCGTCTCAAAGCAACGGTCCCGCTGCCCCCAAGAACCTTGCAGTTTTCCACCCGGCAAGCTTGGGTGGATCGCCAGGCCCAGCACTGAAGCACAGCTCTCTTCCCCAGCTCCGAACGGCATCGAATGTTCTGGAACCCCTCCCCGAGAGAATTTCCATTGGACATATCCCAAGCTCCGGCCTTTCGCCCATCTCAGCCACAGCATCCGAAACCGACGGCAGCACCCCTGTGCCGGTTGTCGACATCCAGGAGATCATCCCAGAGCTGGAGGGAATTCCGCTCAAGGCGCCTGCCATTCAGAAGCCCACCTTCACAGATGGTCCATCGGTCGAAGGTTCGAATGCGTCTAGCCGGTCTTCTTCCCCACAAAACTCATCAGACGAAGCCAAAGCACCACGCGCGGCCAAGGTTGAGACGTTGCAGGTCTTGGCGGCCCATGAGTCGGCCCGTCTGACGATGCACGCCGGCCACACTCCCAGTCACTCCCTGTCGCTTCTGACCACTGTCGCATCATCCGGGGCTGCGACCGCTACAAGCAGCGGCGAAAGCACGCCGACCATTCAGCAGGGCGACGGTGCGTTCGGCCAGGCTGAAGCGGCGGTGCAGGTGGAACAGCAGGCTATCGAGATCGCACAGCAGCTCACCGATGCCGACTCGGCGGATGACCACCCCGAGCAGGTTTATGAGCCCAGCGAGGGTGACGTCCGTCTAAAAGGCCCGTTGATGGTGCGCAACATGCCTGCCCACGACGAGATATTTTTTCGCAGATTGTCCGacaagttggaggaggtagCTCTGGACCGCGAGGCTTCCCTGCCGGCTGTGCTCAAGGATGCCGACTCGtccgaggaggccgagaccCAGGCCGACGCCTCCGTGTCTGAGACATCCGAGGCCTCTAGCACCACCGAGAAggacaacagcagcaccaagagcggtgacgacgaagaggacTTTGAGATCCCgctcaagatcaagaagagcAACAATTTTGGAGCCCCGTTTGGGTCGTCTCGGTGGTAG
- a CDS encoding hypothetical protein (EggNog:ENOG503P7XS), protein MCEYKQREYLICGHLRWLATKHCEKFTQYGKIARCEPKIMEFEESPKICGNCLTKDNPPHLKLMLDPNSPMGRYLSRP, encoded by the exons ATGTGCGAGTACAAGCAG AGAGAGTACCTCATCTGCGGCCACCTGCGCTGGCTCGCGACCAAGCATTGCGAAAAGTTCACGCAGTATGGCAAAATTGCCAGGTGTGAGCCCAAGATTatggagtttgaggagtC TCCCAAAATCTGTGGCAACTGCCTCACCAAGGACAACCCGCCGCACCTGAAACTCATGTTGGATCCTAACTCGCCCATGGGGCGCTATTTATCCCGCCCTTGA